ATAGTCCGCTGGGAGTTTTCTTCCCACAGGCGGGTTTCTTGATTAATTTTTTCGCCTGCTTCGATCGCCTTAGTTTGGCGGTTAATCTCGTATTCGATCGCCCGTTGGATCGCATTGAACGAGTTCATGTTTTTGATCTCGACCTTGACCCCAAATTTCTCTGTGCCCACTGGCCGCACCGAAATGTTCACATCACAGCGGAGTGAGCCCTCTTGCATGTTGCCATCGCATACTTCCAAATAGCGCAAAATGCGACGCAATTCCTGGGCATAGGCGGCCGCTTCTTCACCACTGCGCATATCCGGTTCGGACACAATCTCCGCTAAAGGCACCCCGGTGCGGTTATAGTCCACCAATGAGTGACTGGAGCCAGAGAGTCGATCCGCGCCCGCATGGACTAATTTACCCGCATCTTCTTCCATGTGCAGGCGGGTGATGCCGATCCGCTTGGTGCTGCCATCTTCTAAATTAATATCCAACCAGCCATGTTCGGCGATCGGTAGGTCGAATTGGGAAATTTGATAGTTCTTGGGCAGGTCGGGATAAAAATACTGTTTGCGATCGAACTTGCTATGGGGGGCAATCTGGCAGTTCAAGGCTAGACCCGCTTTGATTGCAAATTCCAACACCCGCTCATTCAAAACTGGCAACACACCGGGCATCCCCAGGCAGATCGGGCAAATATTTGTATTGGGGGGATTGCCAAACTGGGTTGAGCAACCACAAAAAATCTTGGTGTTGGTGTTGAGTTGGCAGTGGATTTCTAATCCAATTACGGCTTCGTATTTTGTGCGAGCGGGGGCGGTAGTGGTCATGGCAATTTTTTCAGTGATTTGAATTTGCGTTCTGAATTAGAGAGATAGATTTAATCCCAATTTTTAGCGCTCAGAGATAATAGAGGCGATCGCTATCTTGATTTTAACCAGACTGCTAGGCGATCATAGCATTTGCCAATAATTTACAAATAATCAAATAATAAAAAGGGCAGACCTGTTACGGTTGCCCCTGTCTAGAGTGAAACTTGTAAGTTAGAACTTTAATTTTGGTTGGTTAGGTGTGGCGATCGCTTATTGCAAGAGTCCAGAAATCGCTCACTTGAAGTTAAGGCCGTTGATAACGTTAACTAACACTGTGTTATACATTGTTATACCTTGCATATTTAAAATGTCTCAAGACAGAAGACCTCAGACATCAGACATCTAAATATTGTGCTTAGCGCCTTCACGCACCAAATTTTCCCAACCCAAACCATTGAGGCTATTATTACGCCGTAGTGGTCGGGTCACCAGCTCCAGAATATCGCGGGCATTGCTAAAGCCGTGAATCTGAGCGAAGGTAAACTCCACTGACCACTTGGTGCTAATACCGCGTGCTTCCAATGGGTTAGCGTGCGCCATACCGGTAATTACTAGATCGGGCTGAATTTCTTTGATTCGCTCAATCTGATTGTAATTATCAGGCTTCTCAACGATCGTGGGTACTGGTGCACCCATCTCATGACATGTCTTCTCCAAAAACTTCAATTCCGCCGCCTGATAGCGTTTATCCATGTAGGGGATGCCTATCTCATTGACAATCATGCCGCACCGCACCAGGAATCTGGCCAGTGAAACTTCCAGCAGGTTATCACCCATCAAGAACACGCTCTTACCGCGCACCAATTGTAAATAATCTTCCAGGCTCTCCCAGATCTGGGCTTCCCGTTCAGCCAAGCCCTTGGGCTCAACCCCCATCACGGAGCAGATTTTCTCGATCCAGGCACGGGTTCCATCAGGGCCGATCGGGAATGGTGCGCCAATCAGCTTGGTTTTCCGCCGCCGCATCAGGGTAGTGGCAGTGCGACTAAGAAATGGGTTTACACCACAGGTATAGTAACCTTCCTTAATTACAGGTAATTCGGTGTAGCGCTTGGCGGGCAGCCAGCCGGATACTTTGATGCCCTGCTTTTTCAATTCCAATGAAAGGTTAGTTACCACCGGATCGGGCAGCGAGCCAAACATCACCAGGGGCGGATGATCGGCATAGGCAGATTCCTCCGCTTCTACTTCTTCTTTCTTTTTGCCAAAGTTGAGCAACGAAGCGATCGCATTGCGTTCTTTCTTCTCGGCTTCCTCTGGGGCTTCGTTGGGGCAACGGGCTGCCATTGCTGCCAGAACAGTATCTTCACCCTGGGTAAAGGCATAATCGAGGCCATTGGCACGGGCTACTACGATCGGGATGCCGATTTCTTCTTCGAGCCGGGGCGATAGTCCTTCGAGATCCATTTTGATGATCTCGGTGGTGCAGGTGCCGATCCAGACAATCACGCTGGGGTTGCGATCGCGCTTGATCTGCAAACACAACCGTTTTAGTTCTTCATAGTCATTCAGCTTGGCGGAAATATCGCCCTCTTCCAGCTCTGCCATCGCATAGCGTGGTTCGGCAAAGATCATCACGCCCATCGCGTTCTGCAGAAAATAGCCACAGGTTTTAGTGCCAATCACCAGAAAAAAGCTATCTTCGATTTTTTGATAGAGCCAAGCCACACAGCTTATGGGGCAAAAGGTATGATAATTGCCAGTTTCGCATTCAAAACTTAATGCCTGTGGTTCTGGGGTTACAGTTGCCATATGTTTAAAACCTCCCTATATATTTTCTACTCTCTTAAACCATCTAAACCATCATTAGATCTAGCTCTTCTTCGCGTTTTGGCGCAGTGGCTGGATTGAGGTAGAAATCAGACAGCAGGCTAAACAGTTCACGATCGGCGGCATCCTTGGGTACTACGCCCTCAGGCAAGGCCAAAAGTTGATCGGCAATGTTGAGGTAGTAATCACAGACCCAGGCCAAGTCGGGATCATGATCGGCCATCTCAAACAGGGTTTTGCCCTTGACGCGGGAAACCCGAATATCTTCGATCAGGGGCAGGATTTCCAACACTGGCATTGGTACTGCTTCAATATATTTGTCAATTAGATCGCGCTTGGAGGTGCGATTGCCAATCAGGCCAGCTAAGCGCAGTGGGTGGGTGCGGGATTTCTCACGAACCGAAGCCGCGATCCGATTGGCGGCAAACAGCGCATCAAAGCCATTGTCAGTGACGATCATGCAATAGTCGGCATAGTTGAGCGGGGCGGCAAATCCACCGCAAACCACATCGCCCAACACATCAAACAGAATCACGTCATATTCATCAAAGGCGTTGAGTTCCTTGAGTAGCTTCACGGTTTCGCCAACCACATAGCCACCACAACCAGCACCTGCTGGGGGGCCACCCGCTTCGACGCAATCCACGCCACCATAGCCCTTGTAGATCACATCCTCTGGCCAGACATCTTCGTAGTGGTAGTCCTTTTCGGCCAGGGTGTCGATGATCGTGGGGATTAAATAACCGGTCAGCGTAAAGGTACTGTCATGCTTGGGATCGCAGCCGATCTGTAATACTTTCTTGCCGCGCATGGCCAAAGCCACGGAAATATTACAACTGGTGGTCGATTTGCCAATGCCACCTTTTCCATAAACTGCTAGTTTCACGCTTTGCTCTCCGGGTTCTTGAATGTTCTTAATTTCGTTCTGCTTGAATTATTGGCTATGTTTGCGGGAATAGAAAGCCCTGCCGATCGCAACCTGGGCATTAAAACAAGCTTTAAAAAACTATTAAACCTCAAAACAAATTATTGCAATCGATAGAAACAAATAAAAGCTGATTTAGCAATTAGATTATATTTTGTGATCTAAAATTAATTAATTAAAAACAAAACAAAAATAAATTAGCCTGATTAGTTAATAAATGCTTAAGTTGAGCCAAAGCAATTGCCTGGTAAAGGTTGAAGCGATTTGGAGGCGATCGCTGGGCTCAAATTCACAACTAATGAGTTAGATTCAGGTTTTTTATTACGTGTTGTTAATTGTGTTACTAAAGTTTAAGCACTTGCTCTTAAAAGTAAGCATCTAATTTAGCGGTAGCAAGCATCACTGGTTTGCCGCACCAGAAAATAGTCAGACTGATAACCACAAACATCACCAGAAGCAGCAATATCATAGGGGCAAGTGCAATCGCCCCGTTTCGAGGCAGCGCGGCGCGGTGTGATCGCCGGATCAGCAGTAATTTTCGTGACCATTACCCTCAATACATGGCGATCGCGGCTGAATGATTGACTAAAAGCGGCCTTTTGCTTCGGCATGATCGTGGAAGGTCGCAGGCTAGTTGTGCGCTCATATATGCCTTCTCTGGTGGTAACGCGATAATGCACTTTGGCATTTCTGACCTTAAAGTCATGGGGGTTTTGTACCTGTCCCGCAAAACTATTATTGTTATACCGACTACCGATCGAATTCAGCCGCACCGTTCCATCGGTCTGAGTTTGTACCCTGAATTCAAAGGTGGGCAATGGCGCATTTAGGCTGGTTTGAGGGCATCCTAGCTGGGCAAACTCACTGTCGCTAAAGGTCAATCTGCCGCGCGAGACCGCAATCAATCGATCGCGGTAGTCCTGCCATTGTTGTTTTGTGGTTGGCTTGGTGGTGGCATTGATTTGCCGGGTGGCGATCGAAATTGCCGTATTCCAGTCCTTGGCACAGAGGGCGCGATTGAGGGGGGAAGAGGTTTGCGCTGGGGCACTGGCGATCGCAAGGGTATTTATGATCAGGGCGATCGCGGCGATTTTGAGTTTTTTCATTTACGACTTTTTTACTGCAATTTAATCAAATCCAGGCTCACCATCACTTTATTGGCTGGGGAAGCCCACTATTTAATCCTATCGCCAGTCCTAATTCAGAGAAATATAACTAAGGCCAATTAATTAACTGGCACAAGCTATAGATACCCTTAGCCCTTCATCGTCCTTACCAACCGTAGCAGCAGATCAGCATTCAGATTAAATCTAAATTTATCATCTTGCTAATAATGATTAACATTTAACCTAGCACCAGGACTGCTCACCAGATGGATTAGCAAGCAACTCACGGATATTTGCCTCGATCACGCGATAACCTACATTGCCATTCAATCGCTGCCTGCCTTCATTAAAAATCATCGTAGGACTAACCGAAACCGAGTGTTCCCTGATCAGGTCAAAGTCTTTGGAAAGCTCCGCATAGGCCGCACCGCTATTAATTTGGGCAGCGATCGCATCGATTGGTAACCCCAACTCGATCGCAATTTGCTCTTGCACTGAGCGATCGGCCACATCTTCTAGTCGCAGGAAGAATGCCTCTCGAAACGCACATATTGCCTGCTCAAATGGACTAAGCGCATGATTTTTGGATTCATTCCCACGCTCTAGCTCAATTAAACCTTGTTCCTGGACTAGTTTGATCGCCTGTAAGTATAAGTGGCAGGCAGAGGAAGAACGGGGTGGATTTTTGAGCCAGATATCCGGGTGAACATTGACATGGTTAAACTTATTCACCACCTCTTTGACATGTTGATTATAGGCAGGCAGACCACCGCGATCGTGCCAGCGTTTTTCCAGCTTGCGGTGGGCATCACCAAAAACGGGAATGAAATGATAATCAATCCAGATTTGATCGCCAAACGTAGATTTCAATTCATCCACCCGAATCTGCGCCACGTAGGCCCAAACACAAAGCAGATCGGAAAAATAGTCAATATGAATTACTGCCATAACTGTCCCTGTTGAGACCTCCTTGATTTAAAGCGATTTAAAGCCAGGTATAAATAGGTATAAATCAGATATAAATATAGACACCCACAGTCTGACTTAGATAGTGGCTGCAAACCAATTTGTGGATTAAATTTGTGTATTAATAAATATATTAAATCCTGCCACATAGAGCAGTCACACTTAAAATAAGAAACAAAGTAAAACAGCTAAAAAGTTAGAACCAAAAAACAACATATGTACACTTACTAAAACCTAGACTGAAGATAAGTTGAGTCAAATTTAAGCCTAAACTAAATGTTACTTATTACAATCAATTGAATTGAACTGTAAACCCGCTTAGATTAATTAGATCAATATGATCGATTTATCCCAAAACATAACCCTCAAACTTGGGTGATCGCTTAACCATGATCACAGCATTTAGCGCATATGTGGCTGAATATTACAGTTATTCTCAAGCCTGGATCTAAATTTTATAGAATATAAGGTAGTAACTACATTGGAGAATCTAATTATGCAGCAATGGCACATAACTTAATTCATAACTATTTCCGTAATTTCAATAAGATTCAATTAGGCCTAAAGCTCAAATACAATTTTGGATTTAATCACTCTCTTAGCCAGCTTTGGTCATAATTAATCATAAATTTATCTATCTAGTTTCTTAGGGGTTTTGCTTAGTAGGGCGATCGCTTTCTTACTCTGGCTGTAAATCTAAGTGCTGTACATCTAAGTATAGTTAGCTGATTGAGCCTAGCCTGGTTTTGATTCCTGGGCACAACGCCATGATCAATCGCCCGATCGCAAAAATGTTGCCTAGCACCAGAACTCCAGAGCACCAGAGCACCAGATTGATCACCATAACTGAGTCGATCGTTTTAATTACCCCAATCAGGGCTTAGATCTTAGATCGTAGATGGGGCGTAGATTGAATTAGCATGGCCAGACTAGGTATCTGCAAGCATGATCGCTAGAAAAATTTATCTAGGCGATCGGGCTGAACTGGTTTATTTAATTGAGCTATTTACTGGTATAACCTTGCTCTAGAGATTTGTGGTCATGACTGGCACCAGTTAAACAGGTAACTAGCTAGATGAGCATTGGCAATAGTAAATATCAACTTAATATGATGGTTAATTTTCTGATATGGATATCACCGAATTGGATGAACTAGAAGCATCGGTTTCCGATCTGCTATCAATGGCGAAAGTAGAAATAGAGCAGAAACGAATCCAGGAACAGCGTAATGAGCAAATAGAACAAATTGTTGCCCAGATTGAAGAACGGCTCCAGCCATTGTTGGCTCAGATCGAAAAAATGCTGGCGGAGTTTGATGGCGAGGGCATCCAAGATAGTAGCGTGCGCCAAAAGTTAGAGGATAAAGCAGCAGACTTAAGGAAAGAACTAGCCGAAGCGCCAGCCCTGGCTGCCCAGGAGGCCGATCGCCAAATGCTCTTACATGAAGAACGCTTATTAGAAGAACGACTGCAAGATCAAACCAATCAATGGCGCTATGAATTAAAAGCAGATTTACTAGAGATGATCAATGAGCAGCAGGACTTTTATAGTGCTACGGATGCATCGATCGCCGTGCGCAGCGAAGTGAATGAACTAAAAGCGATCGGTGCCCTAGACGAAGTAGTCGAAGCATTAATTAATCAAATAAATGCCTATAGCGAAGAAGGGCCAGTCGCCAAGCTGCGCGGTAGCCATGAGCAAACCCTTAACTTTATCTATCAAAAAGCCCTGACCAATCGATCGCGGGTGGAGCGATCGCCCGATGTGC
The sequence above is a segment of the Pseudanabaena sp. PCC 7367 genome. Coding sequences within it:
- the bchL gene encoding ferredoxin:protochlorophyllide reductase (ATP-dependent) iron-sulfur ATP-binding protein yields the protein MKLAVYGKGGIGKSTTSCNISVALAMRGKKVLQIGCDPKHDSTFTLTGYLIPTIIDTLAEKDYHYEDVWPEDVIYKGYGGVDCVEAGGPPAGAGCGGYVVGETVKLLKELNAFDEYDVILFDVLGDVVCGGFAAPLNYADYCMIVTDNGFDALFAANRIAASVREKSRTHPLRLAGLIGNRTSKRDLIDKYIEAVPMPVLEILPLIEDIRVSRVKGKTLFEMADHDPDLAWVCDYYLNIADQLLALPEGVVPKDAADRELFSLLSDFYLNPATAPKREEELDLMMV
- a CDS encoding DUF2325 domain-containing protein, translating into MDITELDELEASVSDLLSMAKVEIEQKRIQEQRNEQIEQIVAQIEERLQPLLAQIEKMLAEFDGEGIQDSSVRQKLEDKAADLRKELAEAPALAAQEADRQMLLHEERLLEERLQDQTNQWRYELKADLLEMINEQQDFYSATDASIAVRSEVNELKAIGALDEVVEALINQINAYSEEGPVAKLRGSHEQTLNFIYQKALTNRSRVERSPDVQPSTKHRKSEKRPSLYGDLEGKVVVFGGHDRLQTAVKNRLRDASVDLVWCTEQGGLQMAGQSENHINNADLVIVVTGYASHSLTEKALEACRRIGRSPEILNTTGMTRVLEAIESGLKAQLLARHWNQS
- a CDS encoding ferredoxin:protochlorophyllide reductase (ATP-dependent) subunit N, producing MATVTPEPQALSFECETGNYHTFCPISCVAWLYQKIEDSFFLVIGTKTCGYFLQNAMGVMIFAEPRYAMAELEEGDISAKLNDYEELKRLCLQIKRDRNPSVIVWIGTCTTEIIKMDLEGLSPRLEEEIGIPIVVARANGLDYAFTQGEDTVLAAMAARCPNEAPEEAEKKERNAIASLLNFGKKKEEVEAEESAYADHPPLVMFGSLPDPVVTNLSLELKKQGIKVSGWLPAKRYTELPVIKEGYYTCGVNPFLSRTATTLMRRRKTKLIGAPFPIGPDGTRAWIEKICSVMGVEPKGLAEREAQIWESLEDYLQLVRGKSVFLMGDNLLEVSLARFLVRCGMIVNEIGIPYMDKRYQAAELKFLEKTCHEMGAPVPTIVEKPDNYNQIERIKEIQPDLVITGMAHANPLEARGISTKWSVEFTFAQIHGFSNARDILELVTRPLRRNNSLNGLGWENLVREGAKHNI
- the gatB gene encoding Asp-tRNA(Asn)/Glu-tRNA(Gln) amidotransferase subunit GatB, producing the protein MTTTAPARTKYEAVIGLEIHCQLNTNTKIFCGCSTQFGNPPNTNICPICLGMPGVLPVLNERVLEFAIKAGLALNCQIAPHSKFDRKQYFYPDLPKNYQISQFDLPIAEHGWLDINLEDGSTKRIGITRLHMEEDAGKLVHAGADRLSGSSHSLVDYNRTGVPLAEIVSEPDMRSGEEAAAYAQELRRILRYLEVCDGNMQEGSLRCDVNISVRPVGTEKFGVKVEIKNMNSFNAIQRAIEYEINRQTKAIEAGEKINQETRLWEENSQRTISMRSKEGSSDYRYFPEPDLGAIEVSEKILSIYRQELPELPEAKRDRYINELGLSVYDANLLADEHTTADYFEAVLATGADAKQAANWIMGDIMAYLKDQKINISDLPLTPKVLGELINLIDKKTITGKIAKEILPELLEKGGSVKSLVKKKGLTVLAGDQLEQIIDEVVAAHPNEVEQFKGGKTKLLGFFVGQVMKRTQGRADPKTTNQMLGKKLNA
- a CDS encoding DsbA family oxidoreductase, whose protein sequence is MAVIHIDYFSDLLCVWAYVAQIRVDELKSTFGDQIWIDYHFIPVFGDAHRKLEKRWHDRGGLPAYNQHVKEVVNKFNHVNVHPDIWLKNPPRSSSACHLYLQAIKLVQEQGLIELERGNESKNHALSPFEQAICAFREAFFLRLEDVADRSVQEQIAIELGLPIDAIAAQINSGAAYAELSKDFDLIREHSVSVSPTMIFNEGRQRLNGNVGYRVIEANIRELLANPSGEQSWC